In one Methylocaldum szegediense genomic region, the following are encoded:
- a CDS encoding O-antigen ligase family protein → MKIRLEKDLPVLLFALVSVSAVASLPQVESAWNGVKEVYGEQDFGLRILREVMLVVVIAYAALERRFWRGAATGSMFAFLAVVASYALFEVAYALFLDLPLVVPLAGLRVFEYLPLALIGYMTARLGAAETVILKFTSYLRYYIVLQGVLAIIQALWSPPLVGVSLLGGGRPFGTFVSPNLFGAAMSTCTLFFALAKAPKIRKWMYVTTFLALLSGSRTALLSSFLVLFFQFYSAVRPRDRWTLILPAPALAVGALILASSPLLSGREDADPTQDGRIALWQRMLSNNINDLPDLLFGWGLGLGSNTINVLFGAEHFPGQFDSDSLYLFLLNGYGLIGLLAYLVFLWMSARMSVHPRKGMVMTFIFVAGLPFNLWEYFPQNAMLMFLWGAVLGTAREASLQPSRVTATNYHRGYGEPIR, encoded by the coding sequence ATGAAAATCCGCCTCGAAAAAGATCTGCCCGTGCTTCTTTTCGCCCTGGTGAGCGTGTCGGCGGTCGCGTCGTTGCCTCAGGTCGAGTCGGCGTGGAACGGGGTCAAGGAGGTTTACGGGGAACAGGATTTCGGTCTGCGCATCTTGCGTGAAGTGATGCTGGTGGTGGTAATCGCTTACGCGGCGCTGGAACGGCGGTTCTGGAGAGGCGCGGCGACCGGTTCGATGTTTGCCTTCCTTGCGGTGGTCGCAAGTTACGCGCTGTTCGAAGTCGCCTATGCGCTGTTCTTGGATTTACCGTTGGTGGTGCCGCTGGCCGGGCTTCGCGTGTTCGAATACCTGCCGCTGGCTCTGATCGGCTACATGACGGCGCGGCTGGGCGCGGCCGAGACGGTCATTCTGAAATTTACCTCCTACCTCCGTTATTACATCGTCCTGCAAGGCGTATTGGCCATCATCCAGGCGCTGTGGTCGCCGCCCTTGGTCGGCGTATCGCTTCTGGGCGGCGGACGTCCCTTCGGCACTTTTGTCAGCCCGAATCTGTTCGGAGCGGCAATGTCGACCTGCACGCTTTTTTTCGCGCTGGCCAAGGCGCCGAAGATTCGGAAATGGATGTACGTCACCACTTTTCTGGCCTTGTTGAGCGGGTCCCGAACGGCCTTGCTCAGCTCTTTCCTGGTTCTTTTCTTCCAGTTCTATTCGGCGGTGCGTCCCCGCGACCGCTGGACATTGATCCTGCCCGCCCCGGCACTCGCGGTCGGCGCGCTGATACTGGCATCGAGTCCGCTCCTGAGCGGCCGGGAGGATGCCGATCCCACGCAGGATGGCCGCATCGCGCTCTGGCAACGGATGCTGAGCAATAACATCAATGACCTGCCGGATCTTCTCTTCGGTTGGGGGCTCGGGCTCGGCTCCAACACGATCAACGTCCTGTTCGGTGCCGAGCATTTTCCCGGCCAGTTCGATTCCGACAGCCTGTATCTGTTTCTCCTTAACGGCTACGGCCTGATCGGCCTGCTCGCGTATCTCGTTTTCCTTTGGATGTCCGCCCGGATGTCCGTCCATCCTCGAAAAGGCATGGTGATGACATTCATTTTCGTAGCGGGGCTGCCGTTCAATCTTTGGGAGTATTTTCCGCAGAATGCGATGTTGATGTTCCTGTGGGGCGCGGTATTGGGTACCGCGCGTGAGGCGAGTCTGCAGCCATCGCGGGTGACGGCTACGAACTACC